A region of the Polyodon spathula isolate WHYD16114869_AA chromosome 39, ASM1765450v1, whole genome shotgun sequence genome:
tttaatggtgtCTGTTATTGTATTGCTAGACTACTTCAGCACTAATTTGTAGGTTTGTGCTGGTGGGGAtgggcacatttaaaaaaaaaaaaaaaaaaaaaaaaaaaaaaacattaaattctgttttaattgcCTTTGAAAAAGTAGCTATTAACTGACTAGCTGTTTGACCTTTTTATTCACCCACTAAAGGTTATTTTTACTAAGCGTGTGTGCTGTCTGCAAGAGGGGTTTGTTCTCTTAATGCTGTTTGTCTCATTGATATTTAATACAAgtggacattttttaaataaaataaatcaggaaTTTGGTTTAGTCTAAGTGTTTAAGTatggagatacagtactaagGTGCAGGTGTTgctaaatactaataaaaaaaatacacattaaattaaactattgtttttcagaagcttttagataatgttattgttttatcAGGGATGGAAACTTCCAATTGAAAGTGCACCGTCACGCTGTCGTGTAAAATAcccatttcagatttttattgtattctttctTTCAGGCCGATCATGTGGAAGTCCAGGAGAGATACTTAATGGACACTTTAATACTGATGAGGGTGTTCTTTTTGGAGACAAGGCTTTGGCAGTTTGTGATGAAGGGTGAGTATATTGTGGTTGATGCTCAGGATTGTTAAGGTTGGGGTAGTATGTGCATATAATCCAGTAATGAGATGTataattactgtaataatattactgttCGAGTCCTGGGGAAGCATGCCCCTGTCATCGGTGATATTGTGCAGATATTCATATGCAAATTAAAGTTTTAAGATTTGCAatttatccaattgtgatcaTAATTACAGTGGGCTGTATTTAGCTACATTTCTGAAAGCAACAATGGAAAGCTGgcaaaattaatgaaaaaaaaaaaaaaaaaaaaaaaaaaaaacaaagcattatgaGTTTCTTCTTTGTTTAGATTCCAGTTGGCAGGCAGTGGTGTCAGATACTGTCGCGCTACTGGCTGGGACGGTGCCATTCCTATATGTGAAAGTAAGTAggcttgtgtgttttattttatattttatatacataatgTTATCTATAGAATATCGTATACGATGCTGTACAGTGCAAGCTGATATGcgcttttttaaaagttttctttttttaatgtcaggGTTTCTGTATTGAAATTAACTTTATGCTTTGTACATGAATATTAGGATATGAATAGTGTCCGTgccatatactgtaaataaagctgTGCATAGATTTAGTCTGCAGTTTGAGTGAAATTATCTTTCCCAGACCTGCATACAGGTTAGCAATGTTGAAAGAGTTCAGATGTATTATTTGCACAATGTTTGATTGTAAGGTACAAAGTAAAATATTCGCACACCTTGCAGACATGGGATGCTCCTTTTAGACTTATCCTAACCAAATGCAAGTGTGCAAATACCATGCATTATCTATCCATCTCTCTGCTTATTTATTGATTATGTGAAGCAATGTATTAAAGGTGCCTTTGATATGAACCATTGTTTTAGCACAGATTTTGATTGGGCTGATATTTGGAATAAGGATTTCTTCTCTTAGGTATAAAGTGTCCAGACCCTCCTTCGGTTGTAAATGGTGAAATCACAAACCCACCTCAGGAAACTGTCACGTTTGGCACATCCATTACCTACACATGTAGTAAAGGGGTTCTGGTGGGTAATAGTGAGCTTGTTTGCACCAAATATGGAAACTACAGTAGTGATCCTCCAACATGTAAAGGtatgtattgctttgtttgttgATTATGTAACTGTGTGATTTGAGGGATGTGACATTCTAGAAGGGGTAGATTGATCTCTGCTGGACCACCGTCTGCCACCTGACACAAACGTAACACATCACTCCCCActaaaatatcatgaactgtttaataaaacaaacaaaaacaaaccctcagTTGAAACGATGATGCCACTGTACCTCTCGCAGATGTATTTGTAAGTTTTaacacaccagcacacaatcCATCCCTGGTTTTGCAGAaatgtttacaaacaaaaaataatattgtaattaacCCTGCTGTCAGGCCAGCCAAACTAAACACAGCCACCTTTACCTCCAACCTAATACACTGTTCATAATCATGGGACTTTCTGATTTCAGTGTGACCGATAGTCTCCCATTCTGTTACTTACTGTGCTACAGCTATTTAATTGTAATCTGTTTGACCATTACTTGTTTATTGTTACAGATCACAAAGGCTGCCCTTCTGTTCAAGTGTTAAATGCTGTTAAGACAGCTGGATTTGGACCAGTTTATAAATATAAGGATTCCATTACCTTTGCTTGTAATCTTGGGTATATTCTTAAAGGCACTGCCACTGTTAACTGTGGAGTAAATGAAACTTGGGAACCTGAACTTCCGACTTGTTTAAAAGGTGAGcaccacacacacattgagataAAACACTaacttgaaatacagtaaacatcaTGCTGACCAGCAGACTTTCAAGAGAGCTCTTATTGTCTGCTTTTTCCTATTAAAGGTAATATAGGAATTAGGTATTTATTGATAACATCTATGTTACATTATTTAAGTCAGTGTTAGCCTTGTATAAACCTGAATTAAATCAGTGAGTACTGTACACGTGGTGCTTGCCATATAGTTTTAACAACACCTTCCTGTAGATCTGTAATGCTAGTTTTGACGTTGCTTAAAATGGGTGATTTTCCCTTTTTGATAAGTTTTAAATCTTTATTACAGGTAAGGTGATTATGATCTGAATGAGACTGCACCAAAGAGATGAGCTAAAGCCCAATCCTTGTTTCAAAGGCACAACATTCAACCCATAAGCagttccactgtttgttttcaaacacgtGCTCATGTGAAGTGCTTGGGTCTTGGTTTGAGGGACACTGTTCAGAAGCACATTCAGTGCGACGttcagtattttaatgtattccATTTGAATGCTATTTAAACAGCAGTCCATCATCAATcgaattgttttatttcttttactttagctccaaccaccacaacaaccagGACCACCACAACCACAGAAGTGCCTCCAGAATCCTCTCCTGgtaatgtgtttaatattaacaCCCCCTCGCTAAATCTGCTGTCATGCTTATCATCGCAGGCTGTACATTTACAAATAGGAATTGTGCATGCAGCCAGGGATAAATGgtaatgtatgtacagtacttgaGGGTGACCTGAAACCTCATGCAGGCTTGGGTGCAGGACTTTTGtgagttgtattattattattattattattattattattattattattattattattattagttagccatttagcagacgcttttatccaaagcgacttacagagactagggggtaaaCTATCCGCCATCAATAACTGTGGATGCCGAATCACTTGCCTCGGTTTAACATCTCATCCcagggacattattattattattattattattattattattattattattattattgatgatgatgtaaggattattacccacactgccaaacaggtaacacagcagtagCGATAGTATGGATGTCGTTCAGAAAACAAAAGCCAGGGCACTTTTtgaatgaaaagagaaatttcagatacattatttaacccgttgcagcaacacatggggacgtagtGCACTATTTTTCGAAACCCCGCTGCTTACTGTTTAACCTGACTAGTTAAATCTAGATGCTAAAAGCAATATTACAATCGTGTTTGTTCCACACATGCTGTTTTCTCTTCACACAGTTCACATAGTTAGCATTTGAACTCatggtgttctgttttgtttgttttttttcaggaggaTGTGGTAAAACATGTGGTAAGTTGGGGTGTAGATGGGGGGGGGGCAAAAGTTAATCTGGTAAATCAAGTTCTCTGAATCTGGGAAACCACTGGACATGAGGAGACCAATTATAAAAATGACTTCAGAATACTGAAttgaaaaaagttaaaaaggGTACCTTTTAATTTTAGTACAAttctaaagtaatacatttataatataaatataaagcacAGTGTTGCTGTTCGTAAATTCAAATAACTCCTTGACAAAGTTCATGGGGCTAGGATAGGTGTCCCATCCTTCCTTCCTGGAGGTTTGAGCCCTGAAACCTCTCCGTGCCTCAGAACGTCCATGTCAGGACACGGGGCACCCCTGTGCTGAGTCGGTCCTTACTTTCATCTGACAGACATTGCTCCTGACAACTCAACTCCCCTCTTCTTCTGTTTATGCCTTTAACTGGATTGAAACTGGAAATTACTATCCTTTTAAGTTGTATTGAATGATTTCAAATGTGAAAGTGAACTTCACCCCCCAAGTATTCATCGAGGTGGTGTTAATTCACTAGCCTTTTGCTTTTAAAGACTCGGCCAGGCACAGAGCGATTGTATGTGTTTTGACTTTCATAGTCCTGTAGGATTGACTCAGTTCAGCACAGTGTGAAACCATGGATGAGCAACAAAACATTTGTTGTGGAAAAGTTTTGCCATAATTCATCTTTTATCATATTGAATTTAAGATTGTGAGCATTGTTCAATCCTGTCGCTGATTATTTTGTATGACTTGataatcttgttttttgtttttgctctctCGAAGGAATCATCCTTGGAGTACTTGTTCCTGTCATATTGGTGGTTGTTGCTCTTCTGGTCTATTGCCTGTGTTTCAGAAATACGAAAGGGTGAGATCAGACACTGTTTTATAATGTTGTCTGTAAACTTGCTTCTGCTGGCCTTTTGAGCTTGCATGCATAAGCCCTTGAACTCTCTTACTGTACTCTGCCTAGAAGActtctttattttccttttttaggCAAGACAAAATGAATGAATAGTTCAGCCTTGATTATTTCTAGTTTCTTTCCACTTTTTGGAGGCATAAGAGGAGACGTAGTTTTGTCTTGTCTATCAATTTCCTGTGTCCTTGCAGATTAAGGTAATTGGGCTTCTATGGCTTTCTCAAACAGTTTGGGGTTTGTTTTGATCATCTAACCAGCATCAGATACAAGCACTGCCatcattttaaagtatatattaatcctgctttattaacataaaatataacatttccaCATCCTGAGTGTATTTTGCAGATTTACATGGGTGTTTATATCTGCAGCCGCAGAAATGGCCCCCAATGTGTTTTCTAGCCTTGGATAAGTTTCCTATCTTAGCTTGTACTTTTTTATGCCAGATGCCAAATTCCTTTATTTCCCCTGCCAGGCAGTTCTTATCAACATGCTGTCAGAGTAGCTTGGGGCCCGTCcagttcattcatttattttgagaatcacGTTTTGATGGTAGAAGTTTGTAGAGAGGACCCTCTATGCCCTCTTGTCTTCTAACTTTGGGTGGACTGACATTTTTGATGCCGCAGAATGTAGGTTTCTCTGGCTGGCTGCACTAAACTACCTGATATAAAAGTCcaaatttcctttcttttttaaatattttgggaTTGCAGCACATATAAGAGTTCTCAAAGGAATTTGTCTAAAGTCGACATCCAGTGAGTGTCCTAGGGTGGCCTCTGGCATGGTAAGAGTTAAGCTGTGCTTTTCAGGCTCAAGAGTGCTATAGTTTTCTCATAAGACAACGGtttatccaattgtaatgaaactgaCTAAGGACATTCATTTGCCCAAGTATCGGTCTGGTGTAtgtcacaaatgtttttttttttttttaatttttatatctCTAAAGAACCACATGGATATGTAgggtgtgtggtgagctgtggCTTCATTTTCTAACTGCTGTACACTGCAAACttaatgcttgcttttttttcaatgtctagCTAAATGTTAACTTGTTAAATCAACATTCAATGTATATATTGTTACTGTTTGGGTTAAAAGAAGTTTCTGGGTATACAGCATCTGAAAGCCAAGATAAATAATTGGTAATATATTTTGACCTActtttgaaattaaacaaacaatatataatggagaaaaaagttgttattattattattattattattattattattattattattatatctgctTAATGCAGCAACAGGTTTTACACAGATAAATCCATTGTAGGAATGCAGAGTATGGATGCAGATTAAAACACCAGGGAACATCTTTAATGTAAACCTAGCCACTACTGAAAGTCTTAAggctataatttttttaaatggctgtcCCAGAGTAATTCAAagtatgtgttttgtataattgttaCATGCAGTTTTTCTTGTCAGCTATCTGGGAGGGAGGGGGTAGGGGGAGAAATCCATGGGCAGAGCAATATCTTTTGATTCTTTGAAATTTTGGAAATTTGGGGTCTGGCTTCTAGTGGCTTTAGAGGTTCccagtcagttgtttttttttttttttgatcaatttTCTTGGAATTCCCAGCCAGCCAGAACAAAGcagttcagttttacactgaagGAGAAAACAAgacttaaaaaaagtaattttttttttttaaaaaagtagaatttGGATATGCTCCTAGAGGACACTTGATTCAGTTCAGTGTTAAATAAAACTATGCTTTGTGAATGGTGTTTGGGAAAGGTGAAACTATAGCTCATAAACACAAATAGCTTGTTTCTATTCCGTCTCAAATCTGTGATAAACCTGCTCTTCCACCTCAATGCAGACGAGAAGGCTTTCGTCCAAACAGTACCGAAGTGCCCTCGTACAGCACAGCCTCTTACTGTTTTATGGGATTGGCAATCATTCTGACTTTTATGTTTGTggacagttgaaaggtcacatgggGTCATTATTTGAATGGGATGAGAAAGGCAGTTCAATGCCTGAGATTCTCTAGATAAACTCAAAGCTAGGTAAAGCAGATTTTGAGAAAAGAGAACTCTGTATTGGAGCAATATAACCCAGAATCACTTGGATTACACATTCcaatttaaagcaattaaaaacatttgaagcgttttttttttttttttttgttaaacatgatGTTTAtcatcagtggcactggaaccatttttaaagtgggggtgctgaaagccattgaacaaatctgtaacccctgtatatgatggaagccatgcaaagccagggggtgctgctgaacccccagcacccctagttccagcgcccttgtttGTCATCGATCTTGTGACAGAAGAAACAGaggtgttggtgtttttttaatatatatttatatttcatctTGTGCTTGTTAATCAAtcatctcttgtttttttttttattcctggcttgtgaatatttattttcaacatcTAGCTCATACCATACTACAGAAATACATGAAGTTAGTTTGGCTGTTAAAGATGTCTGCGGAACACAGGAATGATTGAGATTGAGTTTAAAAAGGTATCTATTAATTATGTGTGTCcgtgtgcttattttatttatttattttttgcctgaaGACTCTCTGTACtctttttccatgctttttaaaacaatatggtTTAGTTGGTGATATTTTTGTTTAGGTTAGTTGACTAATTCTGTATTTGCTGTGGAAACGTTCAAAGCAATGATAGTTGGTACACATGTATTTGAAGTAGCTGAAACACATAGTTCAAACGAACTACTGTCCCAGACGTGTCTAATTTGTAAATACAAGTCGGGGTTTCTTTCATTAACTGTTCTGCAGCAGGTAAGTCTAGTCATGGCTCTGTAGAGAAATCTGCTAAACTTACGATGAGGGTCCAATATTACAACCATgcaggtaaatacattttaatgtatgcaGATTCAAAGGAGAGACAAATGAATGTTGCATCACTATAGGAGCCACACcctactgtgtttattttaattgctcaTGTACAGCAGTTCGTTTGTCTCGGGTTAAGAGTTGCTCCTAAATTAGTGAACTTCTCAGTTTTGCTGCAGAGTGTGTTTCATCTTGCCAACCACACACTCTTCTTCTTAAATGTCTTTTGGTCTtgtaaaattaatacaattttatttatacatgtactgaataaca
Encoded here:
- the LOC121304765 gene encoding membrane cofactor protein-like isoform X1, which produces MPGRNNNNSEDNVFMISLWLGLALFIGSVSGQCEYPPSYPNTILKEEHQTQGPADFVEGFQVAYTCQSGYVPKSGSPKITCTGSQWSPLTLVCERRSCGSPGEILNGHFNTDEGVLFGDKALAVCDEGFQLAGSGVRYCRATGWDGAIPICESIKCPDPPSVVNGEITNPPQETVTFGTSITYTCSKGVLVGNSELVCTKYGNYSSDPPTCKDHKGCPSVQVLNAVKTAGFGPVYKYKDSITFACNLGYILKGTATVNCGVNETWEPELPTCLKAPTTTTTRTTTTTEVPPESSPGGCGKTCGIILGVLVPVILVVVALLVYCLCFRNTKGSYHTTEIHEVSLAVKDVCGTQE
- the LOC121304765 gene encoding membrane cofactor protein-like isoform X2 encodes the protein MPGRNNNNSEDNVFMISLWLGLALFIGSVSGQCEYPPSYPNTILKEEHQTQGPADFVEGFQVAYTCQSGYVPKSGSPKITCTGSQWSPLTLVCERRSCGSPGEILNGHFNTDEGVLFGDKALAVCDEGFQLAGSGVRYCRATGWDGAIPICESIKCPDPPSVVNGEITNPPQETVTFGTSITYTCSKGVLVGNSELVCTKYGNYSSDPPTCKDHKGCPSVQVLNAVKTAGFGPVYKYKDSITFACNLGYILKGTATVNCGVNETWEPELPTCLKAPTTTTTRTTTTTEVPPESSPGGCGKTCGIILGVLVPVILVVVALLVYCLCFRNTKGKSSSPSRSAAAY